A stretch of the Gracilinanus agilis isolate LMUSP501 chromosome 4, AgileGrace, whole genome shotgun sequence genome encodes the following:
- the IPO13 gene encoding importin-13 isoform X1, which translates to MEQRREEPPPGPQGSGPGPGPSVQPSPPLDFTVENVEKALHQLYYDPNIENKNLAQKWLMQAQVSPQAWHFSWQLLQPDKVPEIQYFGASALHIKISRYWSDIPADQYESLKAQLFAHISRFASGSKIVLTRLCVALASLALSMMPEAWPCAVADMVRLFQAEASPGDGQGRCLALLELLTVLPEEFQTSRLPQYRKNQVRAMLAQECGAIFPLLEQLLQQPSLPSAIKQKALKCFSSWVPLEVPLLDCERLIQAAFSALRDPELFDSSVEAIVNAISQPDAQRYVNTLLKLIPLVLGLQEQLRQAVQNGDMETSHGICRVAVALGENHSRALLDQVEHWQSFLALVNMIMFCTGIPGHYPVNETTSSLTLTFWYTLQDDILSLEAEKQAVYQQLYRPVYFHLVDVLLHKAQFPADEEYNFWSSDEKEQFRIYRVDISDTLMYVYEMLGAELLSNLYDKLGRLLTSSEQPCSWQHTEALLYGFQSIAETIDVNYSDVVPGLIGLIPRISISNVQLADTVMFTIGALSEWLADHPVMINNVLPLVLHALGNPELSVSSVSTLKKICRECKYDLPPYAANIVAVSQDVLMKQIHKTSQCMWLMQALGFLLSALQVEEILKNLHSLITPYIQQLEKLAEEMPNPSNKLAIVHILGLLSNLFTTLDISHHEDEHEGPELRKLPIPQGPNPVVVVLQQVFQLIQKVLSKWLNDAQVVEAVCAIFEKSVKTLLDDFAPMVPQLCEMLGQMYSTIPQASALDLTRQLVHIFAHEPAHFPPIKALFLLVTSVTLTLFQQGPRDHPDIVDSFMQLLAQALKRKPDLFLSESLDVKAVFQCGVLALKFPEAPTVKASCGFFTELLPRCGEIPTIGQVVQEDGKVLLQAVLEAIGGQASRSLMDSFADVLFALNKHCFSCLSVWIKEVMQTPGFPSPRLSAEQKDTFSQQVLRERVNKRRVKEMVKEFTLLCRGLHGTDYTADY; encoded by the exons ATGGAGCAGCGGCGGGAGGAGCCGCCCCCGGGCCCGCAGGGCTCTGGGCCTGGCCCTGGCCCCAGCGTGCAGCCATCCCCGCCGCTGGACTTCACCGTGGAGAACGTGGAGAAG GCCCTTCACCAGCTCTACTATGACCCTAACATCGAGAACAAGAACCTGGCCCAGAAGTGGCTGATGCAGGCCCAGGTCTCTCCTCAGGCCTGGCATTTCAGCTGGCAACTGCTGCAGCCCGACAAGGTGCCGGAGATCCAGTACTTTGGGGCCAGCGCCCTGCACATCAAGATCTCCCGCTACTGGAGCGACATCCCGGCCGACCAGTACGAGAGCCTGAAGGCTCAGCTCTTCGCACACATCAGCCGCTTTGCCAGCGGCTCCAAGATCGTGCTGACTCGGCTGTGTGTGGCGCTGGCCTCTCTGGCCCTCAGCATGATGCCGGAGGCCTGGCCCTGCGCCGTGGCGGACATGGTGCGCCTGTTCCAGGCCGAGGCCTCCCCCGGCGACGGGCAGGGCCGCTGCTTGGCCCTGCTGGAGCTCTTGACTGTGCTGCCCGAGGAGTTCCAGACCAGCCGGCTGCCCCAGTACCGCAAGAACCAGGTGCGGGCCATGCTGGCGCAGGAGTGCGGGGCCATCTTCCCGCTGCTGGAGCAGCTGCTGCAGCAGCCCAGCCTGCCCAGTGCCATCAAGCAGAAGGCGCTCAAGTGCTTCTCCAGCTGGGTGCCCCTGGAGGTGCCCCTGCTGGACTGTGAGCGGCTGATCCAGGCCGCCTTTAGCGCCCTGCGGGACCCTGAGCTCTTCGACAGCAGCGTGGAGGCCATCGTCAATGCCATCTCCCAGCCCGACGCCCAGAG GTATGTGAACACATTGCTCAAGCTGATCCCCCTGGTGCTGGGGCTGCAGGAGCAGCTTCGACAGGCAGTACAGAATGGGGACATGGAGACGTCTCATGGGATCTGCCGAGTTGCTGTGGCCCTGGGGGAGAACCATTCCAG GGCCCTGCTGGACCAGGTAGAGCACTGGCAAAGCTTCTTGGCCTTGGTCAACATGATCATGTTCTGTACGGGCATCCCTGGCCACTATCCAGTCAACGAGACCACCAGCTCCTTGACCCTCACTTTCTGGTATACCCTGCAG GATGATATCTTATCCCTGGAGGCGGAGAAGCAGGCCGTGTACCAGCAGCTGTACCGGCCAGTCTACTTCCACCTGGTGGATGTGCTCCTGCACAAGGCCCAGTTTCCAGCAGATGAAGAGTACAACTTCTGGTCATCCGATGAGAAGGAGCAGTTCCGGATCTACCG GGTGGACATTTCGGACACACTCATGTACGTCTACGAGATGCTGGGGGCGGAGCTCCTGAGTAACCTCTATGACAAGCTGGGCCGCCTGCTCACCAGCTCTGAGCAGCCTTGCTCCTGGCAG CACACGGAGGCTCTGCTCTACGGCTTCCAGTCCATCGCGGAAACCATCGACGTCAACTACTCGGACGTGGTGCCGGGCCTCATCGGCCTCATCCCCCGCATCAGCATCAGTAATGTGCAGCTGGCGGACACCGTCATGTTCACCATCG gGGCCCTGTCCGAGTGGCTGGCAGACCACCCGGTCATGATTAACAACGTCCTGCCCCTCGTGCTTCATGCCCTGGGCAACCCGGAGCTCTCCGTGTCCTCCGTGTCCACCCTCAAGAAGATCTGCCGGGAGTGCAAGTATGACCTCCCTCCGTACGCAGCCAACATCGTGGCCGTGTCCCAG GATGTGCTGATGAAGCAGATTCACAAG ACAAGCCAGTGTATGTGGCTGATGCAGGCCCTAGGATTCCTGCTGTCAGCTCTGCAAGTAGAAGAGATTCTGAAAAACCTGCACTCCCTCATCACCCCCTACATCCAGCAGCTGGAGAAGCTGGCCGAGGAGATG CCCAACCCTTCCAACAAGCTGGCTATTGTCCACATCCTGGGGCTACTCTCAAACCTCTTCACTACTCTGGACATCAGTCACCATGAGGATGAGCATGAAGGCCCTGAGCTGAGGAAGCTGCCTATACCACAGGGACCCAATCCA GTGGTGGTCGTACTACAACAAGTTTTCCAGCTTATCCAGAAGGTGCTGAGCAAGTGGTTAAATGATGCCCAAGTAGTTGAG GCGGTGTGTGCTATCTTTGAGAAGTCCGTGAAGACCTTGCTGGATGACTTTGCACCCATGGTCCCCCAGCTGTGTGAGATGCTGGGACAGATGTACAGCACGATTCCCCAGGCCTCTGCCCTTGACCTCACTCGACAG ctGGTGCACATCTTTGCCCATGAACCTGCCCACTTTCCCCCCATCAAGGCCCTCTTCCTCCTCGTCACCTCTGTCACACTCACCCTCTTCCAGCAAG ggCCCAGGGATCATCCTGATATTGTTGATTCATTTATGCAACTCCTGGCACAG GCCCTGAAGCGGAAGCCAGACCTCTTCCTCTCTGAGAGCTTGGATGTCAAGGCTGTGTTCCAGTGTG GTGTGCTGGCACTCAAGTTCCCCGAGGCCCCGACTGTCAAGGCCTCCTGTGGCTTCTTT ACAGAGTTGCTGCCCCGATGTGGGGAGATCCCCACCATCGGGCAGGTGGTCCAGGAGGATGGCAAAGTGCTGCTGCAGGCTGTGCTGGAG GCCATTGGTGGTCAGGCCTCCCGCAGCCTCATGGATTCCTTCGCTGACGTCCTCTTTGCCCTCAACAAACACTGCTTTAGCTGCCTCAGTGTGTGGATCAAGGAGGTGATGCAAACGCCGGGCTTCCCCTCGCCCCGGCTCAGTGCCGAACAGAAGGACACCTTCAGCCAGCAGGTCCTCAG AGAGCGGGTGAACAAGCGCCGGGTGAAGGAGATGGTGAAAGAGTTCACGTTGCTCTGCCGGGGACTCCACGGCACCGACTACACCGCTGACTACTGA
- the IPO13 gene encoding importin-13 isoform X2: MEQRREEPPPGPQGSGPGPGPSVQPSPPLDFTVENVEKALHQLYYDPNIENKNLAQKWLMQAQVSPQAWHFSWQLLQPDKVPEIQYFGASALHIKISRYWSDIPADQYESLKAQLFAHISRFASGSKIVLTRLCVALASLALSMMPEAWPCAVADMVRLFQAEASPGDGQGRCLALLELLTVLPEEFQTSRLPQYRKNQVRAMLAQECGAIFPLLEQLLQQPSLPSAIKQKALKCFSSWVPLEVPLLDCERLIQAAFSALRDPELFDSSVEAIVNAISQPDAQRYVNTLLKLIPLVLGLQEQLRQAVQNGDMETSHGICRVAVALGENHSRALLDQVEHWQSFLALVNMIMFCTGIPGHYPVNETTSSLTLTFWYTLQDDILSLEAEKQAVYQQLYRPVYFHLVDVLLHKAQFPADEEYNFWSSDEKEQFRIYRVDISDTLMYVYEMLGAELLSNLYDKLGRLLTSSEQPCSWQHTEALLYGFQSIAETIDVNYSDVVPGLIGLIPRISISNVQLADTVMFTIGALSEWLADHPVMINNVLPLVLHALGNPELSVSSVSTLKKICRECKYDLPPYAANIVAVSQDVLMKQIHKTSQCMWLMQALGFLLSALQVEEILKNLHSLITPYIQQLEKLAEEMPNPSNKLAIVHILGLLSNLFTTLDISHHEDEHEGPELRKLPIPQGPNPVVVVLQQVFQLIQKVLSKWLNDAQVVEAVCAIFEKSVKTLLDDFAPMVPQLCEMLGQMYSTIPQASALDLTRQLVHIFAHEPAHFPPIKALFLLVTSVTLTLFQQGPRDHPDIVDSFMQLLAQALKRKPDLFLSESLDVKAVFQCGVLALKFPEAPTVKASCGFFTELLPRCGEIPTIGQVVQEDGKVLLQAVLEAIGGQASRSLMDSFADVLFALNKHCFSCLSVWIKEVMQTPGFPSPRLSAEQKDTFSQQVLRERVNKRRVKEMVKEFTLLCRGLHGTDYTADY, translated from the exons ATGGAGCAGCGGCGGGAGGAGCCGCCCCCGGGCCCGCAGGGCTCTGGGCCTGGCCCTGGCCCCAGCGTGCAGCCATCCCCGCCGCTGGACTTCACCGTGGAGAACGTGGAGAAG GCCCTTCACCAGCTCTACTATGACCCTAACATCGAGAACAAGAACCTGGCCCAGAAGTGGCTGATGCAGGCCCAGGTCTCTCCTCAGGCCTGGCATTTCAGCTGGCAACTGCTGCAGCCCGACAAGGTGCCGGAGATCCAGTACTTTGGGGCCAGCGCCCTGCACATCAAGATCTCCCGCTACTGGAGCGACATCCCGGCCGACCAGTACGAGAGCCTGAAGGCTCAGCTCTTCGCACACATCAGCCGCTTTGCCAGCGGCTCCAAGATCGTGCTGACTCGGCTGTGTGTGGCGCTGGCCTCTCTGGCCCTCAGCATGATGCCGGAGGCCTGGCCCTGCGCCGTGGCGGACATGGTGCGCCTGTTCCAGGCCGAGGCCTCCCCCGGCGACGGGCAGGGCCGCTGCTTGGCCCTGCTGGAGCTCTTGACTGTGCTGCCCGAGGAGTTCCAGACCAGCCGGCTGCCCCAGTACCGCAAGAACCAGGTGCGGGCCATGCTGGCGCAGGAGTGCGGGGCCATCTTCCCGCTGCTGGAGCAGCTGCTGCAGCAGCCCAGCCTGCCCAGTGCCATCAAGCAGAAGGCGCTCAAGTGCTTCTCCAGCTGGGTGCCCCTGGAGGTGCCCCTGCTGGACTGTGAGCGGCTGATCCAGGCCGCCTTTAGCGCCCTGCGGGACCCTGAGCTCTTCGACAGCAGCGTGGAGGCCATCGTCAATGCCATCTCCCAGCCCGACGCCCAGAG GTATGTGAACACATTGCTCAAGCTGATCCCCCTGGTGCTGGGGCTGCAGGAGCAGCTTCGACAGGCAGTACAGAATGGGGACATGGAGACGTCTCATGGGATCTGCCGAGTTGCTGTGGCCCTGGGGGAGAACCATTCCAG GGCCCTGCTGGACCAGGTAGAGCACTGGCAAAGCTTCTTGGCCTTGGTCAACATGATCATGTTCTGTACGGGCATCCCTGGCCACTATCCAGTCAACGAGACCACCAGCTCCTTGACCCTCACTTTCTGGTATACCCTGCAG GATGATATCTTATCCCTGGAGGCGGAGAAGCAGGCCGTGTACCAGCAGCTGTACCGGCCAGTCTACTTCCACCTG GTGGATGTGCTCCTGCACAAGGCCCAGTTTCCAGCAGATGAAGAGTACAACTTCTGGTCATCCGATGAGAAGGAGCAGTTCCGGATCTACCG GGTGGACATTTCGGACACACTCATGTACGTCTACGAGATGCTGGGGGCGGAGCTCCTGAGTAACCTCTATGACAAGCTGGGCCGCCTGCTCACCAGCTCTGAGCAGCCTTGCTCCTGGCAG CACACGGAGGCTCTGCTCTACGGCTTCCAGTCCATCGCGGAAACCATCGACGTCAACTACTCGGACGTGGTGCCGGGCCTCATCGGCCTCATCCCCCGCATCAGCATCAGTAATGTGCAGCTGGCGGACACCGTCATGTTCACCATCG gGGCCCTGTCCGAGTGGCTGGCAGACCACCCGGTCATGATTAACAACGTCCTGCCCCTCGTGCTTCATGCCCTGGGCAACCCGGAGCTCTCCGTGTCCTCCGTGTCCACCCTCAAGAAGATCTGCCGGGAGTGCAAGTATGACCTCCCTCCGTACGCAGCCAACATCGTGGCCGTGTCCCAG GATGTGCTGATGAAGCAGATTCACAAG ACAAGCCAGTGTATGTGGCTGATGCAGGCCCTAGGATTCCTGCTGTCAGCTCTGCAAGTAGAAGAGATTCTGAAAAACCTGCACTCCCTCATCACCCCCTACATCCAGCAGCTGGAGAAGCTGGCCGAGGAGATG CCCAACCCTTCCAACAAGCTGGCTATTGTCCACATCCTGGGGCTACTCTCAAACCTCTTCACTACTCTGGACATCAGTCACCATGAGGATGAGCATGAAGGCCCTGAGCTGAGGAAGCTGCCTATACCACAGGGACCCAATCCA GTGGTGGTCGTACTACAACAAGTTTTCCAGCTTATCCAGAAGGTGCTGAGCAAGTGGTTAAATGATGCCCAAGTAGTTGAG GCGGTGTGTGCTATCTTTGAGAAGTCCGTGAAGACCTTGCTGGATGACTTTGCACCCATGGTCCCCCAGCTGTGTGAGATGCTGGGACAGATGTACAGCACGATTCCCCAGGCCTCTGCCCTTGACCTCACTCGACAG ctGGTGCACATCTTTGCCCATGAACCTGCCCACTTTCCCCCCATCAAGGCCCTCTTCCTCCTCGTCACCTCTGTCACACTCACCCTCTTCCAGCAAG ggCCCAGGGATCATCCTGATATTGTTGATTCATTTATGCAACTCCTGGCACAG GCCCTGAAGCGGAAGCCAGACCTCTTCCTCTCTGAGAGCTTGGATGTCAAGGCTGTGTTCCAGTGTG GTGTGCTGGCACTCAAGTTCCCCGAGGCCCCGACTGTCAAGGCCTCCTGTGGCTTCTTT ACAGAGTTGCTGCCCCGATGTGGGGAGATCCCCACCATCGGGCAGGTGGTCCAGGAGGATGGCAAAGTGCTGCTGCAGGCTGTGCTGGAG GCCATTGGTGGTCAGGCCTCCCGCAGCCTCATGGATTCCTTCGCTGACGTCCTCTTTGCCCTCAACAAACACTGCTTTAGCTGCCTCAGTGTGTGGATCAAGGAGGTGATGCAAACGCCGGGCTTCCCCTCGCCCCGGCTCAGTGCCGAACAGAAGGACACCTTCAGCCAGCAGGTCCTCAG AGAGCGGGTGAACAAGCGCCGGGTGAAGGAGATGGTGAAAGAGTTCACGTTGCTCTGCCGGGGACTCCACGGCACCGACTACACCGCTGACTACTGA
- the IPO13 gene encoding importin-13 isoform X3 yields the protein MEQRREEPPPGPQGSGPGPGPSVQPSPPLDFTVENVEKALHQLYYDPNIENKNLAQKWLMQAQVSPQAWHFSWQLLQPDKVPEIQYFGASALHIKISRYWSDIPADQYESLKAQLFAHISRFASGSKIVLTRLCVALASLALSMMPEAWPCAVADMVRLFQAEASPGDGQGRCLALLELLTVLPEEFQTSRLPQYRKNQVRAMLAQECGAIFPLLEQLLQQPSLPSAIKQKALKCFSSWVPLEVPLLDCERLIQAAFSALRDPELFDSSVEAIVNAISQPDAQRALLDQVEHWQSFLALVNMIMFCTGIPGHYPVNETTSSLTLTFWYTLQDDILSLEAEKQAVYQQLYRPVYFHLVDVLLHKAQFPADEEYNFWSSDEKEQFRIYRVDISDTLMYVYEMLGAELLSNLYDKLGRLLTSSEQPCSWQHTEALLYGFQSIAETIDVNYSDVVPGLIGLIPRISISNVQLADTVMFTIGALSEWLADHPVMINNVLPLVLHALGNPELSVSSVSTLKKICRECKYDLPPYAANIVAVSQDVLMKQIHKTSQCMWLMQALGFLLSALQVEEILKNLHSLITPYIQQLEKLAEEMPNPSNKLAIVHILGLLSNLFTTLDISHHEDEHEGPELRKLPIPQGPNPVVVVLQQVFQLIQKVLSKWLNDAQVVEAVCAIFEKSVKTLLDDFAPMVPQLCEMLGQMYSTIPQASALDLTRQLVHIFAHEPAHFPPIKALFLLVTSVTLTLFQQGPRDHPDIVDSFMQLLAQALKRKPDLFLSESLDVKAVFQCGVLALKFPEAPTVKASCGFFTELLPRCGEIPTIGQVVQEDGKVLLQAVLEAIGGQASRSLMDSFADVLFALNKHCFSCLSVWIKEVMQTPGFPSPRLSAEQKDTFSQQVLRERVNKRRVKEMVKEFTLLCRGLHGTDYTADY from the exons ATGGAGCAGCGGCGGGAGGAGCCGCCCCCGGGCCCGCAGGGCTCTGGGCCTGGCCCTGGCCCCAGCGTGCAGCCATCCCCGCCGCTGGACTTCACCGTGGAGAACGTGGAGAAG GCCCTTCACCAGCTCTACTATGACCCTAACATCGAGAACAAGAACCTGGCCCAGAAGTGGCTGATGCAGGCCCAGGTCTCTCCTCAGGCCTGGCATTTCAGCTGGCAACTGCTGCAGCCCGACAAGGTGCCGGAGATCCAGTACTTTGGGGCCAGCGCCCTGCACATCAAGATCTCCCGCTACTGGAGCGACATCCCGGCCGACCAGTACGAGAGCCTGAAGGCTCAGCTCTTCGCACACATCAGCCGCTTTGCCAGCGGCTCCAAGATCGTGCTGACTCGGCTGTGTGTGGCGCTGGCCTCTCTGGCCCTCAGCATGATGCCGGAGGCCTGGCCCTGCGCCGTGGCGGACATGGTGCGCCTGTTCCAGGCCGAGGCCTCCCCCGGCGACGGGCAGGGCCGCTGCTTGGCCCTGCTGGAGCTCTTGACTGTGCTGCCCGAGGAGTTCCAGACCAGCCGGCTGCCCCAGTACCGCAAGAACCAGGTGCGGGCCATGCTGGCGCAGGAGTGCGGGGCCATCTTCCCGCTGCTGGAGCAGCTGCTGCAGCAGCCCAGCCTGCCCAGTGCCATCAAGCAGAAGGCGCTCAAGTGCTTCTCCAGCTGGGTGCCCCTGGAGGTGCCCCTGCTGGACTGTGAGCGGCTGATCCAGGCCGCCTTTAGCGCCCTGCGGGACCCTGAGCTCTTCGACAGCAGCGTGGAGGCCATCGTCAATGCCATCTCCCAGCCCGACGCCCAGAG GGCCCTGCTGGACCAGGTAGAGCACTGGCAAAGCTTCTTGGCCTTGGTCAACATGATCATGTTCTGTACGGGCATCCCTGGCCACTATCCAGTCAACGAGACCACCAGCTCCTTGACCCTCACTTTCTGGTATACCCTGCAG GATGATATCTTATCCCTGGAGGCGGAGAAGCAGGCCGTGTACCAGCAGCTGTACCGGCCAGTCTACTTCCACCTG GTGGATGTGCTCCTGCACAAGGCCCAGTTTCCAGCAGATGAAGAGTACAACTTCTGGTCATCCGATGAGAAGGAGCAGTTCCGGATCTACCG GGTGGACATTTCGGACACACTCATGTACGTCTACGAGATGCTGGGGGCGGAGCTCCTGAGTAACCTCTATGACAAGCTGGGCCGCCTGCTCACCAGCTCTGAGCAGCCTTGCTCCTGGCAG CACACGGAGGCTCTGCTCTACGGCTTCCAGTCCATCGCGGAAACCATCGACGTCAACTACTCGGACGTGGTGCCGGGCCTCATCGGCCTCATCCCCCGCATCAGCATCAGTAATGTGCAGCTGGCGGACACCGTCATGTTCACCATCG gGGCCCTGTCCGAGTGGCTGGCAGACCACCCGGTCATGATTAACAACGTCCTGCCCCTCGTGCTTCATGCCCTGGGCAACCCGGAGCTCTCCGTGTCCTCCGTGTCCACCCTCAAGAAGATCTGCCGGGAGTGCAAGTATGACCTCCCTCCGTACGCAGCCAACATCGTGGCCGTGTCCCAG GATGTGCTGATGAAGCAGATTCACAAG ACAAGCCAGTGTATGTGGCTGATGCAGGCCCTAGGATTCCTGCTGTCAGCTCTGCAAGTAGAAGAGATTCTGAAAAACCTGCACTCCCTCATCACCCCCTACATCCAGCAGCTGGAGAAGCTGGCCGAGGAGATG CCCAACCCTTCCAACAAGCTGGCTATTGTCCACATCCTGGGGCTACTCTCAAACCTCTTCACTACTCTGGACATCAGTCACCATGAGGATGAGCATGAAGGCCCTGAGCTGAGGAAGCTGCCTATACCACAGGGACCCAATCCA GTGGTGGTCGTACTACAACAAGTTTTCCAGCTTATCCAGAAGGTGCTGAGCAAGTGGTTAAATGATGCCCAAGTAGTTGAG GCGGTGTGTGCTATCTTTGAGAAGTCCGTGAAGACCTTGCTGGATGACTTTGCACCCATGGTCCCCCAGCTGTGTGAGATGCTGGGACAGATGTACAGCACGATTCCCCAGGCCTCTGCCCTTGACCTCACTCGACAG ctGGTGCACATCTTTGCCCATGAACCTGCCCACTTTCCCCCCATCAAGGCCCTCTTCCTCCTCGTCACCTCTGTCACACTCACCCTCTTCCAGCAAG ggCCCAGGGATCATCCTGATATTGTTGATTCATTTATGCAACTCCTGGCACAG GCCCTGAAGCGGAAGCCAGACCTCTTCCTCTCTGAGAGCTTGGATGTCAAGGCTGTGTTCCAGTGTG GTGTGCTGGCACTCAAGTTCCCCGAGGCCCCGACTGTCAAGGCCTCCTGTGGCTTCTTT ACAGAGTTGCTGCCCCGATGTGGGGAGATCCCCACCATCGGGCAGGTGGTCCAGGAGGATGGCAAAGTGCTGCTGCAGGCTGTGCTGGAG GCCATTGGTGGTCAGGCCTCCCGCAGCCTCATGGATTCCTTCGCTGACGTCCTCTTTGCCCTCAACAAACACTGCTTTAGCTGCCTCAGTGTGTGGATCAAGGAGGTGATGCAAACGCCGGGCTTCCCCTCGCCCCGGCTCAGTGCCGAACAGAAGGACACCTTCAGCCAGCAGGTCCTCAG AGAGCGGGTGAACAAGCGCCGGGTGAAGGAGATGGTGAAAGAGTTCACGTTGCTCTGCCGGGGACTCCACGGCACCGACTACACCGCTGACTACTGA